The genomic segment GGATGAGTTGTTGCTGACGCTGCCGGCCACGGATCTTGAGATCGTGCTCGGCAAATATTTCGCGGCCTATGGCATTTACACGGCGTCGTTGCTGCTTTCGCTCAGCCACGTTATTGTGCTGTTCTTTCTGGGCTGGCCCGATCTCGGTTTGATGATCGGAAACTATATCGGCTACTGGCTGATCGGCGGCGCGCTGATTGCTGTCGGCATGCTGGCCTCGCTGCTCACCTCGAACGTCACGATTGCCTTCATTGCCGGCGCTGTGTTTTGTGCGTTCTTCGTCTTCATCGGAGCCTTGGGCGGTATCTTTGGCCAGGCGGTTAAAAATTTTGTGTCGCCGCTGGGCGTGTTCGGCCACTTCGGCGATTTTTCGCGCGGCGTGATCAGCTTCAGCGGTTTGCTTTATTTCATTTCGATCGCGGCGACGTTTCTCTATCTCAACGTCACTCTCATCAGCCGCCGGCATTGGCCGCATGAAGCCGAGGGCTACAAAATGTGGCAGCATCATCTCGTGCGCGCCGCAGCGTTGGTGATCGCGGTGATCAGCGCCAACGCGGTGTTGAGCCGTCTCAGCATGCGCCTTGATGTCACGGCAGAACAATTGCATTCGCTTTCCAGTGAGACGAAAAAACTGATCAAGGAAATTCCTACCGATCGCCCGGTTTTGATTCAAGCTTATATCAGCAAAGACGTGCCGCAACAATATGTGCAAACGCGCCAGAATCTGTTGAGCTTTTTGCGCGAGATTGCTTCCGCGGGCGGCAGCCGTGTGCAGGTTTTGATTCACGACACCGAACCCTACACGCAAGAAGCACGCGACGCGCGTGAAAAGTTCGGCATCACACCCAACGAGATTCCGAACCCCGGCAGCGCGCGCGCCAGCACCTCGCAAGTGTTCATGGGCGTGGCCTTCACCTGTGGCGCCGAAGAGCAAGTCATTCCGTTTTTTGACGCCGGTTTGCCGGTGGAATATGAATTGGCGCGCAGCATTCGCGTCGTCGCCAAAACACAGCGCAAGAAAATCGGCATTGTGAACACCGATGCCAAGCTCTTCGGCGGTTTTGATTTTCAAACGATGCGCAGCAACGCGGCTTGGCCGGTGGTCGAGGAATTGAAAAAACAATACGAAGTCGTGCAGGTTGATCCCGAGAGCGCCATCACGGATTCGCTTGACGGCTTGCTGGTGGCTATGCCTTCGGCGTTGCCGCAAGAGGCGATGGATAATGTGCTGGCGCGCATCGAAGCCGGCATGCCCACGCTTTTGCTCGACGACCCGTTGCCCATCGTCAATATCGGCCTGGCGCCCTCGGAGCGTTCCGGCGCGGACATGAATCCCTTCATGCGCAACAATGCGCCGCCGCCCAAACCCAAAGGCAATATTCAAGCGTTCATGAGCAAACTCGGCATCAATTGGAATTCCGCGCAAATCACGTGGGATACCTATAACCCGCATCCGGATCTCGCGCAGATTCCACCGGAGATCGTGTTTGTCGGCGCAAACAATGAAACCGTCGAGGCCTTCAATAAAGAGCATATTGCCAGCGCCGGTTTGCAGGAAGTTGTTTTGCTCTATCCCGGTGCGTTGGCGCCGATGCCGAGCAGCTCCTATGAATTCCAACCGCTGTTGAAAACCGGTGTATTATCCGGCGCGTTGAATTATCAACAGATGATTCAGCGCAGCTTTTTTGGCGCGCAAATGGTCGATTCACGCCGGCTGCGGCACATCCCGATCAATGCGGATCAAACCCTGGCAGCGTATGTTCGCGGCACGAAAAAAGATTCGCTCAGCGGCGACAAGAGCCTCAAGGTCATTTTTATTGCTGATCTCGATTTTATTTCCGACCAATTTTTTGAATTGCGCCGCCGCGGCTTTGAGAATCTCAATTTCGACAATGTGACATTTTTCTTGAATTGCATGGATTATCTCGTCGGCGACGATTCGTTCGTCACCCTGCGCAAGCGCCGCGTGAAGCACCGCACGCTCGAGACGGTTGAAGCGCGTACGCGCGCCTACGTCGAGCAGCGCGTAAAAGAAGAGCAGGATGCCGAAGCCGAAGCGCAACGCGCGCTGGACGAGGCGCAACGCCAGTTGAACGAGAAGGTAGCGGACGTCCGCCAGCGCACGGATCTTGATACGCAGACCAAGCAAATCATGGCGGAGAACCTGCAACAAGTCGAGAACCGTCGCTTCGAAGTGCAGAAAGCCAATATTGAAGCGGCGAAAGAAGCCAAAATTGATGCCAGCAAGGAAAACATGGAAGCGGCCATTCAACGCATTCAAAGCGGAATCAAAACGCTGGCCGTGATGTTGCCGCCGATTCCAGTTTTGGTCTTGGGCGTCATGATTTTTATGCGCCGGCGCAAGCGCGAACAAGAAGGCGCGGCGGCGGCGAGGAGACTGAGGAGCTAACCATGAGCGAAAAAAAGAAAACACTGACGTTTGCCGGCGTCGCGGCGGCTCTCTTGCTGCTGGCATTTATTACCGCGCCCCGGCGCGTGACGCCGTCCGCTTTCAATGATCAAGGCCAGCCATTTTTCCCGGATTTCAAAGATCCGCTGGCCGCCACCTCGCTGGAAGTGATCGATTACGACGAAGCCACCGGCAGCGCCCGGCCATTCAAGGTGCTGTTGAAGGATGGAAAATGGACGATTCCTTCGCACAACGATTATCCGGCTGACGGCAAAGATCGCCTTGCAAAAACCGCAGCTTCCGTCATCGACATTAAAAAAGATGATTTCCGTTCCGATAACATTGCGGATCATGAAGCCTGCGGCGTTGTCGATCCGCTGGATGAAACAGCCGCCAGCCTCAAAGGCCGCGGCAAGCGCGTCACGCTCAAGGGCGGCAGTGAGCAAGTGCTGGCGGATTTTATCATTGGCAAGGAAGTTGATGGCCGTGAAGGTTTTCGGTTCGTGCGTGTGCCCGGTCAAAAGCGGATTTATGCGGTGCGCATGAATATCGACATCTCAACGAAATTCAGCGATTGGATCGAGTCCGATTTGTTGAAGGTCAACAAAGACGACATCAAGCAAGTCGTGTTAAAGGATTATTCGATCGATGAACGGCGCGGCCTCGTCAATCAACGCGATGTGGTTGTGCTCGATAAGAAGGACAGTGATTGGGTCGCGAAT from the Cytophagia bacterium CHB2 genome contains:
- a CDS encoding ABC transporter, whose protein sequence is MSLNLKPNINWQVVKSIMRRDLRRYFNNPTGYVFITLFIFLSAAAAFWQERFFLNNLANLDQLNDFFPYLLLFFIPALTMGMWANENKEGTDELLLTLPATDLEIVLGKYFAAYGIYTASLLLSLSHVIVLFFLGWPDLGLMIGNYIGYWLIGGALIAVGMLASLLTSNVTIAFIAGAVFCAFFVFIGALGGIFGQAVKNFVSPLGVFGHFGDFSRGVISFSGLLYFISIAATFLYLNVTLISRRHWPHEAEGYKMWQHHLVRAAALVIAVISANAVLSRLSMRLDVTAEQLHSLSSETKKLIKEIPTDRPVLIQAYISKDVPQQYVQTRQNLLSFLREIASAGGSRVQVLIHDTEPYTQEARDAREKFGITPNEIPNPGSARASTSQVFMGVAFTCGAEEQVIPFFDAGLPVEYELARSIRVVAKTQRKKIGIVNTDAKLFGGFDFQTMRSNAAWPVVEELKKQYEVVQVDPESAITDSLDGLLVAMPSALPQEAMDNVLARIEAGMPTLLLDDPLPIVNIGLAPSERSGADMNPFMRNNAPPPKPKGNIQAFMSKLGINWNSAQITWDTYNPHPDLAQIPPEIVFVGANNETVEAFNKEHIASAGLQEVVLLYPGALAPMPSSSYEFQPLLKTGVLSGALNYQQMIQRSFFGAQMVDSRRLRHIPINADQTLAAYVRGTKKDSLSGDKSLKVIFIADLDFISDQFFELRRRGFENLNFDNVTFFLNCMDYLVGDDSFVTLRKRRVKHRTLETVEARTRAYVEQRVKEEQDAEAEAQRALDEAQRQLNEKVADVRQRTDLDTQTKQIMAENLQQVENRRFEVQKANIEAAKEAKIDASKENMEAAIQRIQSGIKTLAVMLPPIPVLVLGVMIFMRRRKREQEGAAAARRLRS
- a CDS encoding DUF4340 domain-containing protein, with translation MSEKKKTLTFAGVAAALLLLAFITAPRRVTPSAFNDQGQPFFPDFKDPLAATSLEVIDYDEATGSARPFKVLLKDGKWTIPSHNDYPADGKDRLAKTAASVIDIKKDDFRSDNIADHEACGVVDPLDETAASLKGRGKRVTLKGGSEQVLADFIIGKEVDGREGFRFVRVPGQKRIYAVRMNIDISTKFSDWIESDLLKVNKDDIKQVVLKDYSIDERRGLVNQRDVVVLDKKDSDWVANKMSSSEEVDKTKINDFLTTLDGLSIVGVRVKPAGLSQNLEKLSEGVMLTQADVMSLQSKGYYFTPNGQLLSNEGELEALTKDGVKYTLRFGEIVYGQGEAVSAGTETSEADRAQGPGENRYLFITTSFEPKQLPPEPKKPRNTDFLTKADSLWTDADRENKKIHDEYEAWQKNIEKGRNLSNELNARFAKWYYVISAASFDKLHLQRRDLVKAKAAKTS